A genomic segment from Corylus avellana chromosome ca5, CavTom2PMs-1.0 encodes:
- the LOC132181052 gene encoding myosin-binding protein 3 isoform X2, with protein sequence MATNKFATMLHRNTNKIIVTLVYALLEWVLIVLLLLNSLFSYLIRKFSNYFGLKPPCLWCSRVDHFLEPGKITNSYRDLVCDTHATEISKLSYCSTHKKLAELHNMCEECLAAESSMGRTQRIAFISWVSDNHSENGEKIFRCSCCNESLSCKLYPPFWLLKPSWGALDRTQKDNFVIEAVDDDDDNSEGDSPSNHKENDNDQIHEDNREENLISFKEVAKGDESLEIINMHFKNYAACELTRLIPVELIDSSTTANQGSCNLKKEDLTEHDHQNSPADSEARIETQELNVLAEKATEEPDDLPAKALIGQEVSDHAAELQPQAEETIPSLSCLQEDQSSTKNDDTEISTATDVFMAQNDLGPKSMGKSTLQEKTILVEKTQEGINNHVPMPSEPNEAEEEKFPDTPNSVDSIHYLQKKLLLFEKREPGAEESLDGSVVSEMEGGEAVNTIERLKAALKSERKALSALYAELEEERSASAIAANQTMAMITRLQEEKAAMQMEALQYQRMMEEQAEYDQEALQLLNELMIKREKEKQELEKELEIFRKRVLDYETKEKMRMMRRSKDGSLRSRNSSASCSNVDDSDEISIDLNREAKDEDSSYSGHQDSSQNTSPDNAVLNLEEIALDCVKHMSSLDESLAEYEEERLSILDQLKALEEKLITLGDDEGFLEDGKSIGNSSTYGVKEFEDHDFTSPEENGISDGFLKDKHYPEGKTMNSMAKRLLPLLDATSNENEEGLLLFEEKSESEYVEMQNSLVSNFELDSKKLTIEDEVDHVYERLQALEADREFLKHCMSSIKKGDKGVDLLQEILQHLRDLKAVEIRVKNMTDDPLD encoded by the exons ATGGCAACCAACAAGTTTGCAACCATGTTGCATAGAAACACCAACAAAATCATTGTTACTCTAGTCTATGCATTGCTTGAATGGGTCTTGATagtcctcctcctcctcaactCTTTGTTCAGTTATTTGATCAGAAAATTTTCCAATTACTTTGGCCTTAAACCACCCTGCCTATGGTGTTCTAGAGTTGATCACTTCTTGGAGCCTGGGAAGATCACAAACTCTTACAGAGATCTTGTATGTGACACTCATGCCACTGAAATTTCCAAGTTGAGCTACTGCTCAACTCATAAAAAATTGGCTGAACTGCATAATATGTGTGAGGAATGTTTGGCTGCTGAAAGCTCCATGGGAAGGACACAGAGGATTGCTTTTATCTCATGGGTGAGTGACAACCATAGTGAAAATGGTGAAAAGATTTTCAGGTGTTCATGCTGCAACGAGAGCTTGAGCTGCAAATTGTATCCTCCTTTTTGGCTATTAAAACCTTCTTGGGGAGCTTTGGATCGTACCCAGAAAGACAATTTTGTCATAGAAGCggtggatgatgatgatgacaacaGTGAAGGTGACTCTCCGTCAAATCACAAGGAAAACGACAATGATCAGATCCATGAAGACAACAGGGAAGAAAATCTAATTAGCTTCAAAGAAGTGGCAAAGGGAGATGAGTCGcttgaaataataaatatgcATTTCAAGAATTATGCTGCATGTGAGTTGACTCGTTTAATCCCTGTTGAGTTGATTGATTCTTCAACTACTGCAAACCAAGGATCATGCAATCTGAAAAAGGAAGATCTGACAGAGCATGATCACCAAAATAGCCCTGCTGATTCAGAGGCACGGATTGAAACACAAGAACTCAATGTCTTAGCAGAGAAGGCAACTGAAGAACCAGATGATCTACCAG CCAAGGCCTTGATAGGTCAAGAAGTGTCTGACCACGCAGCTGAGCTTCAGCCCCAAGCTGAAGAAACAATTCCTTCATTGTCATGCCTGCAAGAAGATCAGTCTTCCACTAAAAATGATGACACTGAAATTTCTACTGCCACAGATGTATTTATGGCTCAGAATGACCTTG GTCCGAAGTCCATGGGGAAATCTACCCTGCAAGAGAAGACAATTTTGGTTGAAAAGACTCAAGAAGGGATAAACAATCATGTACCCATGCCTTCAGAGCCTAATGAAGCAGAGGAAGAGAAATTTCCTGATACACCAAATTCGGTTGACAGTATCCATTACTTGCAGAAGAAACTATTACTATTTGAAAAGAGAGAGCCAGGAGCTGAAGAATCTTTAGATGGAAGTGTGGTAAGTGAAATGGAAGGTGGAGAAGCAGTCAATACCATTGAACGGCTGAAAGCAGCACTAAAATCTGAACGAAAAGCTTTAAGTGCATTATATGCAGAactagaagaagagagaagTGCATCTGCTATAGCTGCCAACCAGACAATGGCTATGATAACCAGGCTTCAAGAAGAGAAAGCAGCAATGCAGATGGAAGCGTTGCAATACCAGAGGATGATGGAAGAACAAGCTGAATATGACCAGGAAGCCTTGCAACTTTTGAATGAGCTCATGAtcaagagagagaaggagaagcaAGAACTTGAGAAAGAGTTGGAAATATTTCGTAAGAGGGTTTTGGATTATGAGACGAAAGAGAAGATGAGAATGATGAGAAGAAGTAAAGATGGAAGTTTAAGAAGTAGAAACTCTTCTGCTTCTTGCAGCAATGTGGATGACAGTGATGAAATATCAATTGATCTAAATCGAGAAGCAAAGGATGAAGATAGTAGCTATTCTGGGCATCAAGATAGCAGTCAAAACACTAGCCCTGATAATGCAGTATtgaatttggaagaaattgCACTAGACTGTGTGAAGCATATGAGTTCTCTTGATGAATCATTGGCGGAATACGAGGAAGAGAGGCTATCCATTCTGGATCAGCTCAAAGCACTGGAGGAGAAGCTAATCACATTAGGTGATGATGAAGGATTTCTTGAGGATGGGAAATCAATTGGGAATTCCTCAACGTATGGTGTCAAAGAGTTTGAAGATCATGATTTTACTAGTCCAGAAGAAAATGGGATTTCAGATGGATTTCTGAAGGATAAACATTATCCAGAGGGAAAAACTATGAATTCAATGGCAAAGAGGCTCCTTCCTCTCTTGGATGCCACCAGTAATGAAAACGAAGAAGGGTTGTtgttatttgaagaaaaaagtgaatCAGAATATGTTGAAATGCAAAACTCGTTGGTATCCAATTTTGAACTGGATAGCAAGAAACTAACCATTGAAGATGAGGTAGATCATGTTTATGAGAGGCTACAAGCTCTTGAAGCAGATAGAGAGTTTCTCAAGCATTGTATGAGCTCCATAAAGAAGGGAGACAAGGGAGTGGATCTTCTTCAAGAAATCTTACAACATCTTCGAGATCTGAAGGCTGTGGAAATTCGTGTGAAGAACATGACTGATGACCCTCTAGATTGA
- the LOC132181052 gene encoding myosin-binding protein 2 isoform X1 — protein MATNKFATMLHRNTNKIIVTLVYALLEWVLIVLLLLNSLFSYLIRKFSNYFGLKPPCLWCSRVDHFLEPGKITNSYRDLVCDTHATEISKLSYCSTHKKLAELHNMCEECLAAESSMGRTQRIAFISWVSDNHSENGEKIFRCSCCNESLSCKLYPPFWLLKPSWGALDRTQKDNFVIEAVDDDDDNSEGDSPSNHKENDNDQIHEDNREENLISFKEVAKGDESLEIINMHFKNYAACELTRLIPVELIDSSTTANQGSCNLKKEDLTEHDHQNSPADSEARIETQELNVLAEKATEEPDDLPASGKEIDSLNLLSDQTSAKALIGQEVSDHAAELQPQAEETIPSLSCLQEDQSSTKNDDTEISTATDVFMAQNDLGPKSMGKSTLQEKTILVEKTQEGINNHVPMPSEPNEAEEEKFPDTPNSVDSIHYLQKKLLLFEKREPGAEESLDGSVVSEMEGGEAVNTIERLKAALKSERKALSALYAELEEERSASAIAANQTMAMITRLQEEKAAMQMEALQYQRMMEEQAEYDQEALQLLNELMIKREKEKQELEKELEIFRKRVLDYETKEKMRMMRRSKDGSLRSRNSSASCSNVDDSDEISIDLNREAKDEDSSYSGHQDSSQNTSPDNAVLNLEEIALDCVKHMSSLDESLAEYEEERLSILDQLKALEEKLITLGDDEGFLEDGKSIGNSSTYGVKEFEDHDFTSPEENGISDGFLKDKHYPEGKTMNSMAKRLLPLLDATSNENEEGLLLFEEKSESEYVEMQNSLVSNFELDSKKLTIEDEVDHVYERLQALEADREFLKHCMSSIKKGDKGVDLLQEILQHLRDLKAVEIRVKNMTDDPLD, from the exons ATGGCAACCAACAAGTTTGCAACCATGTTGCATAGAAACACCAACAAAATCATTGTTACTCTAGTCTATGCATTGCTTGAATGGGTCTTGATagtcctcctcctcctcaactCTTTGTTCAGTTATTTGATCAGAAAATTTTCCAATTACTTTGGCCTTAAACCACCCTGCCTATGGTGTTCTAGAGTTGATCACTTCTTGGAGCCTGGGAAGATCACAAACTCTTACAGAGATCTTGTATGTGACACTCATGCCACTGAAATTTCCAAGTTGAGCTACTGCTCAACTCATAAAAAATTGGCTGAACTGCATAATATGTGTGAGGAATGTTTGGCTGCTGAAAGCTCCATGGGAAGGACACAGAGGATTGCTTTTATCTCATGGGTGAGTGACAACCATAGTGAAAATGGTGAAAAGATTTTCAGGTGTTCATGCTGCAACGAGAGCTTGAGCTGCAAATTGTATCCTCCTTTTTGGCTATTAAAACCTTCTTGGGGAGCTTTGGATCGTACCCAGAAAGACAATTTTGTCATAGAAGCggtggatgatgatgatgacaacaGTGAAGGTGACTCTCCGTCAAATCACAAGGAAAACGACAATGATCAGATCCATGAAGACAACAGGGAAGAAAATCTAATTAGCTTCAAAGAAGTGGCAAAGGGAGATGAGTCGcttgaaataataaatatgcATTTCAAGAATTATGCTGCATGTGAGTTGACTCGTTTAATCCCTGTTGAGTTGATTGATTCTTCAACTACTGCAAACCAAGGATCATGCAATCTGAAAAAGGAAGATCTGACAGAGCATGATCACCAAAATAGCCCTGCTGATTCAGAGGCACGGATTGAAACACAAGAACTCAATGTCTTAGCAGAGAAGGCAACTGAAGAACCAGATGATCTACCAG CATCTGGAAAAGAAATAGACAGCTTAAATCTGTTGTCTGATCAAACTTCAGCCAAGGCCTTGATAGGTCAAGAAGTGTCTGACCACGCAGCTGAGCTTCAGCCCCAAGCTGAAGAAACAATTCCTTCATTGTCATGCCTGCAAGAAGATCAGTCTTCCACTAAAAATGATGACACTGAAATTTCTACTGCCACAGATGTATTTATGGCTCAGAATGACCTTG GTCCGAAGTCCATGGGGAAATCTACCCTGCAAGAGAAGACAATTTTGGTTGAAAAGACTCAAGAAGGGATAAACAATCATGTACCCATGCCTTCAGAGCCTAATGAAGCAGAGGAAGAGAAATTTCCTGATACACCAAATTCGGTTGACAGTATCCATTACTTGCAGAAGAAACTATTACTATTTGAAAAGAGAGAGCCAGGAGCTGAAGAATCTTTAGATGGAAGTGTGGTAAGTGAAATGGAAGGTGGAGAAGCAGTCAATACCATTGAACGGCTGAAAGCAGCACTAAAATCTGAACGAAAAGCTTTAAGTGCATTATATGCAGAactagaagaagagagaagTGCATCTGCTATAGCTGCCAACCAGACAATGGCTATGATAACCAGGCTTCAAGAAGAGAAAGCAGCAATGCAGATGGAAGCGTTGCAATACCAGAGGATGATGGAAGAACAAGCTGAATATGACCAGGAAGCCTTGCAACTTTTGAATGAGCTCATGAtcaagagagagaaggagaagcaAGAACTTGAGAAAGAGTTGGAAATATTTCGTAAGAGGGTTTTGGATTATGAGACGAAAGAGAAGATGAGAATGATGAGAAGAAGTAAAGATGGAAGTTTAAGAAGTAGAAACTCTTCTGCTTCTTGCAGCAATGTGGATGACAGTGATGAAATATCAATTGATCTAAATCGAGAAGCAAAGGATGAAGATAGTAGCTATTCTGGGCATCAAGATAGCAGTCAAAACACTAGCCCTGATAATGCAGTATtgaatttggaagaaattgCACTAGACTGTGTGAAGCATATGAGTTCTCTTGATGAATCATTGGCGGAATACGAGGAAGAGAGGCTATCCATTCTGGATCAGCTCAAAGCACTGGAGGAGAAGCTAATCACATTAGGTGATGATGAAGGATTTCTTGAGGATGGGAAATCAATTGGGAATTCCTCAACGTATGGTGTCAAAGAGTTTGAAGATCATGATTTTACTAGTCCAGAAGAAAATGGGATTTCAGATGGATTTCTGAAGGATAAACATTATCCAGAGGGAAAAACTATGAATTCAATGGCAAAGAGGCTCCTTCCTCTCTTGGATGCCACCAGTAATGAAAACGAAGAAGGGTTGTtgttatttgaagaaaaaagtgaatCAGAATATGTTGAAATGCAAAACTCGTTGGTATCCAATTTTGAACTGGATAGCAAGAAACTAACCATTGAAGATGAGGTAGATCATGTTTATGAGAGGCTACAAGCTCTTGAAGCAGATAGAGAGTTTCTCAAGCATTGTATGAGCTCCATAAAGAAGGGAGACAAGGGAGTGGATCTTCTTCAAGAAATCTTACAACATCTTCGAGATCTGAAGGCTGTGGAAATTCGTGTGAAGAACATGACTGATGACCCTCTAGATTGA
- the LOC132182319 gene encoding HMG-Y-related protein A-like has translation MAAEEVNKPKSLPPYSEMILKAIEELDDKNGSNKSSISKHIESTYGDLPAGHSTLLTDHLNKLKESGELVFWKNNYMKPDPNAPPKRGRGRPPKPKDPSLPPGIDLGPARPRGRPPKDPNAPPKPPKVKVSTGSGKPRGRPRKMARPSGGLGGSTTAVPASTATGKPRGRPPKVKTPMTEVSVQQ, from the exons ATGGCGGCTGAGGAGGTTAATAAACCTAAATCACTCCCTCCTTACTCAGAG ATGATTttgaaagcaattgaagaaTTAGACGACAAGAATGGCTCGAATAAATCATCGATATCGAAGCACATTGAGTCGACATATGGGGACTTGCCTGCTGGGCATTCAACACTCCTGACGGACCACCTCAACAAATTGAAAGAGAGTGGGGAGCTGGTGTTTTGGAAAAACAACTACATGAAGCCAGACCCAAATGCACCTCCTAAGCGGGGCCGTGGCAGGCCGCCAAAGCCGAAGGATCCTTCGCTGCCACCAGGCATCGATTTGGGTCCGGCGAGGCCTAGGGGTCGCCCACCTAAGGACCCAAATGCACCTCCAAAGCCACCAAAGGTGAAGGTCTCAACGGGTAGTGGGAAGCCGAGAGGGCGGCCAAGGAAGATGGCAAGGCCTAGTGGAGGATTGGGAGGGTCGACAACTGCAGTGCCGGCTTCGACGGCTACTGGGAAGCCGAGGGGTCGGCCTCCAAAGGTGAAGACTCCAATGACTGAAGTGAGTGTTCAACAATAA
- the LOC132181308 gene encoding DNA repair protein RAD4, which translates to MRTRDGSKRQKQSSGMDNAKKALHDSESISRSESHNDSGTLADISQEAVGRLLRRASNRNSSGKKKRDNNPRQHDSIGTPESGPKRNDKLDVDPGAIRNTSKAEGCSTDAIGKTAGEERVDGGSLRNTLSENREELNDSDWEDGSIPNLDSTDDLPVTIEFSETPNSDRRKPVRRASAEDKELAVLVHKVHLLCLLARGRLIDRACDDPLIQASLFSLLPTHLLNISKSTHLTASALHPLLLWFQNNFHVRSSTSAERSFDLALAFALETREGTPEEIVALSVALFRALNLTSRFVSILDVASLKPDADESETLSQDASRSSKGIFKNSTPMVARPQQDSVSPIKSFSCNERGNICETSQSVSSKSIDRCSTSNITQSKDSSVTSELDDKMSDSLACEAGHGISEACLTKESQRPKRKGDLEFEMQLKMALSATAVVTGESKIESDARDLNSNSLNFSSPLKRVKRIISEESPTSSQVISTAVGSRKVGSPLYWAEVYCNGENLTGKWVHVDVVNAVIDGEQKVEAMSAACKTSLRYVVAFAGQGAKDVTRRYCLKWYKIASRRVDSIWWDAVLAPLKELEAGATGGTFHMEKQQTEDSSEHEKVKASRKLESPTLDVVPGNAIFGKSSLEISKESGKKIDVESSPSNSFAATRSALEDMELETRALTEPLPTNQQAYKNHQLYAIERWLTKYQTLHPKGPILGFCSGHPVYPRSCVQTLKTKERWLREGLQIKANELPVKELKRSVKLHKVQVPEDDECGGVNYEGTSELYGKWQLEPLHLPHAVNGIVPKNDRGQVDVWSEKCLPPGTVHLRLPRVFSVAKRLGIDYAPAMVGFEFRNGRSHPIFDGIVVCAEFKDAILEAYAEEEERREAEEKKRNETQATCRWYQLLCSIITRQRLNSRYGDNLPSQTSSDIQDMNNRSNASVGGCHEDKQSLECPQEDRHQATLEAPSAALPEEHQHVFLTEDQIFDEESLVLIKRCHCGFSVQVEEL; encoded by the exons GTATGGACAATGCAAAGAAAGCTCTTCATGATTCAGAAAGCATAAGCCGTTCGGAGTCGCACAATGAcagtg GGACTCTTGCTGACATATCACAGGAGGCTGTTGGCAGACTTCTAAGACGTGCCAGTAACCGCAACTCTTCTGGGAAAAAGAAACGTGATAATAACCCCAGACAACATGATTCAATTGGCACA CCGGAGAGTGGGCCAAAAAGAAATGACAAACTAGATGTGGATCCAGGAGCCATACGGAATACTTCAAAGGCTGAAGGTTGCAGTACAGATGCAATTGGAAAGACTGCGGGGGAAGAGAGAGTTGACGGTGGAAGTTTACGGAATACTCTTTCAGAAAATAGGGAAGAATTGAATGACTCAGATTGGGAAGATGGTTCAATTCCTAATTTGGATTCCACAGACGATCTTCCAGTTACCATTGAATTTAGTGAGACACCAAATTCTGATAGAAGGAAACCTGTGCGGCGAGCTTCTGCTGAGGATAAG GAATTGGCTGTGCTTGTGCATAAGGTTCATTTGCTTTGTTTGCTTGCACGAGGCAGATTAATTGACAGGGCTTGTGATGATCCTCTTATTCAG gcttctttattttctcttctacCAACACACTTGCTGAACATATCAAAGTCCACACATCTTACTGCAAGTGCTTTGCATCCCCTTCTCCTTTGG TTTCAAAATAACTTCCATGTTAGAAGCTCAACCAGTGCAGAGAGGTCATTTGACTTGGCTTTGGCCTTTGCTCTTGAAACTCGAGAAGGAACTCCAGAGGAG ATTGTTGCACTATCTGTGGCACTATTTAGGGCTTTGAATCTTACATCCCG gtTTGTGTCCATTTTGGATGTTGCCTCATTAAAACCAGATGCTGACGAGTCTGAAACTCTCAGTCAAGATGCTAGCAGATCAAGTAAGGGGATATTCAAGAATTCAACACCAATGGTAGCTAGACCACAACAGGATTCTGTCTCTCCCATTAAATCATTTTCATGCAATGAGAGAGGCAATATCTGTGAAACTTCTCAGAGTGTTTCAAGCAAAAGTATAGACCGCTGCTCAACAAGCAACATCACTCAATCCAAAGATTCTTCTGTTACTAGTGAGTTGGATGATAAGATGTCAGATTCATTAGCTTGCGAGGCAGGACATGGTATCTCTGAAGCATGCCTTACCAAGGAATCTCAGAGACCAAAGAGGAAAGGGGATCTTGAGTTTGAGATGCAGTTGAAAATGGCTCTTTCTGCGACAGCAGTTGTGACTGGGGAGAGCAAAATAGAGTCGGATGCGAGAGATTTGAACAGTAACTCGTTGAATTTCTCTTCTCCTCTGAAAAGAGTGAAAAGAATTATAAGTGAAGAATCTCCAACTTCTTCCCAGGTGATCTCTACTGCAGTTGGCTCAAGAAAAGTAGGATCTCCTTTGTATTGGGCAGAAGTATACTGCAATGGGGAAAACTTGACAGGAAAGTGGGTGCATGTTGATGTTGTCAATGCAGTTATTGATGGGGAGCAGAAGGTTGAAGCTATGTCTGCTGCATGCAAAACATCTTTGAGATATGTAGTTGCTTTTGCTGGGCAAGGGGCTAAAGACGTGACACGCAG GTATTGTTTGAAGTGGTACAAAATAGCATCACGGCGAGTTGATTCAATTTGGTGGGATGCAGTGTTGGCACCTCTGAAAGAGTTAGAGGCCGGAGCCACTGGAGGAACGTTCCATATGGAAAAGCAACAAACTGAGGACTCATCTGAACATGAGAAAGTAAAAGCATCAAGAAAGTTGGAAAGTCCAACTCTGGATGTTGTTCCAGGCAATGCCATCTTTGGGAAGTCAAGCCTGGAAATCTCAAAAGAGTCTGGCAAGAAGATTGATGTAGAATCTTCTCCTAGCAATTCTTTTGCTGCTACTAGGAGCGCTCTTGAGGACATGGAGTTGGAAACTAGGGCATTAACTGAGCCTCTTCCGACCAATCAGCAG GCCTACAAAAACCATCAACTTTATGCTATTGAAAGATGGCTTACTAAGTATCAGACCCTTCATCCAAAGGGTCCCATTCTTGGTTTTTGTTCTGGTCATCCAGTTTACCCACGGAGTTGTGTGCAAACACTCAAGACCAAAGAAAGATGGCTGCGGGAAGGGTTGCAAATCAAAGCTAATGAGCTTCCTGTAAAG GAATTAAAACGTTCTGTAAAGCTTCACAAAGTACAGGTTCCTGAAGATGATGAATGTGGCGGGGTCAACTATGAAGGAACTAGTGAACTTTATGGGAAGTGGCAACTGGAACCATTGCATCTGCCTCATGCGGTTAATGGCATTGTGCCAAAG AATGATCGTGGTCAAGTGGATGTTTGGTCTGAGAAGTGTCTCCCTCCTGGGACAGTGCACTTGAGGTTACCGAGGGTGTTTTCCGTTGCCAAGAGACTGGGGATCGATTATGCACCTGCCATGGTTGGTTTTGAATTCAGAAACGGACGCTCGCATCCTATCTTCGATGGTATTGTGGTGTGTGCTGAGTTCAAGGATGCAATATTAGAG GCATatgcagaggaagaagaaagaagagaggcggaagagaagaaaaggaatgAAACACAAGCTACTTGTAGGTGGTATCAGCTTCTTTGTTCCATCATAACTCGGCAAAGGTTGAACAGCCGCTATGGTGACAACTTACCGTCACAAACATCCTCTGACATCCAAGACATGAATAACAGATCAAATGCATCAGTTGGTGGATGTCATGAAGACAAGCAATCTCTTGAATGCCCGCAAGAAGACAGACATCAAGCTACGTTGGAGGCTCCATCGGCTGCCCTGCCTGAAGAGCATCAGCATGTATTCTTGACAGAGGATCAGATTTTCGATGAGGAGAGTTTGGTGCTGATAAAGCGATGTCATTGTGGGTTTTCCGTCCAAGTGGAAGAATTGTAG